In Corylus avellana chromosome ca8, CavTom2PMs-1.0, the genomic stretch attaattaattaaatgtaaaagaaaatgtACACTTTATCTTCTTATCTCTCATCACATTCTGCCTTCTTTTCCACCTTTCCCCTTTAGtactttttttgaatttctgcTGGCCTTGTCTGTCCATTCAAAGGGTTATGTGAGAAAAGGAGCGAAGCGCTCAGAATTCGAGTTAAAAAGAAATGAATCTGGGTCCCCATAGTGGACCcctttttttatgaaaaaacatCTCCATAGaaattacacattggaaaggaGTGACTAGAATTACTAATAAGAATCATATCGTTTTGGTTTCCCTcatattatatcatttaaacAGTACATGCATATTGTCATTGCAGTAGATTAATAAAGTGCAGGAGTAGATCAAAATCTTCTTTTCAGCTTTTCATCATCATGGGGATAATTTATCTGATAGCTGCATCATGCCATGCCAagttttactatatatatatattgatttttgcTGTTCCCAACAtatcaaattgtttttcaaaagtAATCCTAATtatcaccaaaaacaaaaatcaagttGAGTGTTTATACAGAAAATGGTACTGTTTATGCTCATTATctctataatttgtttttttttttactgatttattattgaaaatccCCAGTGTGTAAAACAAAAGTTAACAGAAAAGTAGAGTATCCAcattttctttacaaaaaacaaaaaagaaaaaagaaaaaatgaaaaaatcaaCAATAAGATGTATAAAGAAGGTCGTTTGTTCTAGTCTGGTTTTTCTAAAGCTCAACTAGGCTCCAAAGCTCTCAAAGCTAGCTCTTATTTCAAAAACCAGACTATCTATTTGCTGTTAACGTAGTGTGATATATCATTCAAGCCTTAAAACCCAGGTGGGTAGTTTCTGTTTCCTCTGTTTCCTCTGTTTTCTTTGAAAGCATCTCAGGTTTTAGAGAGAGTGGGAGAGGGGTGGtgttgaggaagaagaaaaaaaagaaaaagaaaagaaggaagaagtaGTTTTCAGCCTCAGAAAAGAAAGTGTTCTCAACAGGGGGTGGAaggggggtggttttggccaagTGATGCGCTCAGGAGCTTGTGCAGCACAGCAGACCCTCACAGCGGAGGCTGCTTCAGTCTTGAAGCATTCTCTCAGCCTGGCAAGGAGGAGGGGCCATGCTCAGGTCACTCCTCTCCATGTGGCTGCGACTTTGCTGAGTTCAAGAGCCAGTCTTTTGAGAAGGGCTTGTCTCAAATCTCAGCCACATCAAACATCACATCCTCTCCAATGCAGAGCTCTTGAGCTTTGCTTCAATGTGGCTCTCAACAGGCTGCCAACAGCTCCAGCTCCTCTGCTCCAATGCCAGCCATCTCTCTCAAATGCTCTGATTGCAGCACTCAAAAGAGCTCAGGCGCACCAAAGAAGGGGCTGCATAGAACAACAGCAACAGCAGCCGCTTTTAACCATAAAAGTTGAGGTTGAACAGCTTATTATATCCATCTTAGATGACCCTAGCGTCAGCAGGGTTATGAGAGAGGCTGGTTTCTCCAGCACTTCTGTCAAGAACAACATAGAAGACTCTTCAGCCACTTCTGTTTTTCAGTGTTACAACAGTTCCGGTGGGGTTTTTTCTTCACCTTGCTCTCCTTCTCCTCCTGACACCCAGAGAGAAATCATCAATCCCAGCACTTTCTGGCAGACCCATTTCTTGACTTACTCTTCTGATCATCAAAACCCACTTCTCTTTTCCCCTCAAAAGAAATTTCCAACCAACCCCATCACAGCTGGTTCAGCCTCTGTGAAGGAAGATATCAAGTTGGTCTTTGAGGTCCTTCTGAGAAAGAACAAGAGAAGGAACACTGTGATAGTTGGTGACTCAGTGCTCATCACTGAAGGCATAGTAGCAGAGCTAATTTCAAGGCTTGAGAGAGGAGAAGTCCCTGAAGAACTGAAATCAAGCCATTTCATCAAATTCCAGTTTGCACCAGTTTCTTTAAGATTCATGAAGAAGGAAGATGTGGAGATGAACCTTTCAGAACTTAAAAGGAAGGTGCATTCTGTTGCATCATCAGGAGGTGGAGGAGCCATTGTTTACACTGGTGACCTTAAATGGACAGTTGACTCAAATTTCAATGAGAGAGAAGCAGCATCAGATTATTATAACCCAGTTGATCATCTTGTTGCAGAAATAGGAAGGTTAGTCTCTGATTATGGCAGCTCAAACACAAAGGTCTGGTTAATGGCTACAGCAAGTTATCAAACATACATGAAGTGCCAAGTAAGGCAACCTCCTCTTGAGGTTCAATGGGCTCTTCAGGCAGTTTCTGTTCCATCAGGTGGACTTGGCTTAAGCCTCCATGGTTCCAggttatctctctctctctcttgctctatAAATTGAATGTTCTTtcatgtctattttttttttttttttttccatctttgttTCTCTTCAAGCTTTGTGTTCTCTCAACGTTTTTTGCTGGGACTTTAGCCTGCATTAACGCAGAAACACAGAAAAAGTATGGTTGGTGAGACAGACGTGAACCACTGTCCtgttttttcttggttttgtctGCATATAGCCACGGGATATTTACAGACTTGTTTCAGCAGATATTGTaaggaaattttgaaaaaggaaGGTTTTGAAGgttgctttttttttactttatttttgtctttcttcatatagttttttatttcttttttcttttctttttgaaagagCATGAATTAATAGATCAACTTTTCCTTTtgagcaaacaaaaaaaattaaaaaaaattaaaaactgtTAATTTGATTTTCTCATCACCAATTTTGGCCTCTTTCACCACAGCTTTCAATGGCCTTTCCGCGAGGATTAGGATCGAAGAAAttaactacaaaaaaatattaaacctTGTGTTTCAAAAACCAGTGTCCTACTGACAATACATGTATATAGATTTGAACTAATCTACCACATCATAACAACAaccacaataataataataatattaagatattataatttatcttatgacaaaaataccatttaaaCATGAAAGGCCGTAATTTATTATGGGTGTAATATTATAGGAGAAACTATACTTACTCCTCTTAGAATTATTTGTTAAATCTGACGGAAAGTCAGCAAAATGACTATAATACCCTTACATcaaattaaacctaaaaaataaaaaaataaaaaataaaaaacattgtCGGGTCTCTATGCtcatggaaaaaaaattgaagattttttgaaattttcacataaataataaaaatataaaggatAATTTATATCATGTGTGTCACATGTGACATGTTTTCCAttgaatttaacagaaaattctaacggcGAAGAGCTAAATAGTTTGGGAGAtcaatttacaaatttttcaagtttagaagaaaattacaaaatcaatGACAACTTTTTAGATGAGGTTGGGGGTCTATAGTCCTAGAAGAATTCATTTGCATGTGTCACATTGGTGGTTCCACTTTATTCTACTTGAATAAACCCTAAATTTAACACCAAATTAGCTTGTGCAATAGATTGTGTTGTGAACATTATTTGCTTTCCAGTACTTTTTACCAACTTAAATTTTTGCACTTGTGATTTGCAGTGTGCTTGATTCAAAGATAAGCTTATCCCAGAACCCATGTCAAGTGTTGGAAGCAAAGCCATTTAGCAGCAAGGAGGAACAAGATAAGCTCACTTGCTGTCCAGAATGTGCCTCCAATTATGAAAAAGAAGCTCCGTTGTTCAAATCTGGCCAGCAAAAGCTCTTGCCTCCCTGGCTGCAACCTCGTGGGACCGAAGCCCGTCAAAAGGTAATAGAAGTTCCGCTCAATATAAGgggttggcaatttttgatATTACATGCGAAATCATCACAAacttaacataaaattaacatattaaagTTGAAAGGTCTGATATTTTTAGTTAATAGATTGGATTATAATTGATCTGAACATGATTCGCGACACGACTTGAGAACAGACACAAACCTAACACGAAATTTTGCAGGTTAGGGTTAAAAGGattttgacccgtttaattaaattggtcaaatttATAACTGTGTTTTGATATGAGTCAAAAcactcatatttttctttttatgtgacAGAAATTTGGAAAGATTATAATTATTTGTATGTTTGTATATATGCTCAGGATGAATTGGTTGAGTTGAGAAGAAAGTGGAACAGGCTGTGCCAGAGCCTACACCATGGAAGGAATGCTCAAAGCTACTCCTATTCTTCATCCTACTCTTCCTGGCCAAGACAGAGCAACACCATCTTCCCTGATTCGAGCTCGATTTCCTTTGCCAATAATTCAGCTTTGAAGTCGGCGAACAGCTCTAATCTCTTCCCTCGATTCAGGCGACAACAGTCCTGCACCATTGAATTCAATTTCACTGGCGGGACCCAGAAAAACCCATCACCGGAACCGAGCTTGGATTCTCTTAAAGACATTGATGGGAAGGAACTGAAGATCACTCTTGCTCTGGGCAACTCTCTGTTCTCTGATTCTGCGGAATTGGTGGAACGGAAAAGTGTAAGAACAATGCAACGAGCTGATACATGTAAGCTACTGCAAGAGAATGTGCCATGGCAATCGGAAACCACTCCTTCAATAGCAGAAGCCTTGATTGAATCGAAGCTGGCAAAGCAGGAGACATGGCTGCTGATTCAGGGGAATGACTGGATAGGAAAACGAAGGCTGACGCGAGCAATTGCAGAATCTGTTTTCGGATCTGCTGATTTGCTGCTCCACATGAACATGACGAAAAGAACCAATGAGGTGATCCCCTGTTCTGAAGTGGTAGCGAAAGCCTTGGAAAATCACGGAAAGCTTGTCGTTTTTGTGGAAGATGTTGATCTGGCTGATGCCCAGTTCATGAAATTCCTTGCTGATCGATATGAAACCGGAAAATTTGGAGAATCGAGCAAAGGAGAGGGTAGTGTAGGCCAAGCAATATTCGTATTGGCTAAGGGCGGTTCCACAAGCtatgaagagaaaaagaatcaaGACTCTGTGATTAGCCTGAACTTGAGAATCAATGAACCAATGAATCAAAGCTATAAATTTGATCACAAGCGCAAACACGAGTGGGATTTGTCGAGCAAGACAAAGGCTGCGAGATatgaagaaaaggaagataTTTCATCATCCTCTGTAGCCTGCGAGAATGGCGGGAATGGCAACGGAAAGAAAGACTTCTCAAGGCAATCGAGCTTCAGCACCCTTGATCTGAACATCGGAGCCGATGATCAGAACGACGAAAGCGACGACAAACCAGGGGAGTACAGCCCGATTTCGAGTGATTTGACTCGTGAAACGACAACCGATCCCCGTAGCTATAATGGGTTTCTGGAGCTGATCGAGAACCGGTTCGTTTTCGATCGGAGCCCCGCCCGGGACAGAGAGATGATAGAGCTTTTCATGTCGAAGATCAAAGCGTCGTTCGAGGATGTCTGCGGGAAGAAAAATGCCGACAGTTTTGTTGTTGAAGAGAGGGTGTTGGAAGA encodes the following:
- the LOC132190212 gene encoding protein SMAX1-LIKE 4-like, whose product is MRSGACAAQQTLTAEAASVLKHSLSLARRRGHAQVTPLHVAATLLSSRASLLRRACLKSQPHQTSHPLQCRALELCFNVALNRLPTAPAPLLQCQPSLSNALIAALKRAQAHQRRGCIEQQQQQPLLTIKVEVEQLIISILDDPSVSRVMREAGFSSTSVKNNIEDSSATSVFQCYNSSGGVFSSPCSPSPPDTQREIINPSTFWQTHFLTYSSDHQNPLLFSPQKKFPTNPITAGSASVKEDIKLVFEVLLRKNKRRNTVIVGDSVLITEGIVAELISRLERGEVPEELKSSHFIKFQFAPVSLRFMKKEDVEMNLSELKRKVHSVASSGGGGAIVYTGDLKWTVDSNFNEREAASDYYNPVDHLVAEIGRLVSDYGSSNTKVWLMATASYQTYMKCQVRQPPLEVQWALQAVSVPSGGLGLSLHGSSVLDSKISLSQNPCQVLEAKPFSSKEEQDKLTCCPECASNYEKEAPLFKSGQQKLLPPWLQPRGTEARQKDELVELRRKWNRLCQSLHHGRNAQSYSYSSSYSSWPRQSNTIFPDSSSISFANNSALKSANSSNLFPRFRRQQSCTIEFNFTGGTQKNPSPEPSLDSLKDIDGKELKITLALGNSLFSDSAELVERKSVRTMQRADTCKLLQENVPWQSETTPSIAEALIESKLAKQETWLLIQGNDWIGKRRLTRAIAESVFGSADLLLHMNMTKRTNEVIPCSEVVAKALENHGKLVVFVEDVDLADAQFMKFLADRYETGKFGESSKGEGSVGQAIFVLAKGGSTSYEEKKNQDSVISLNLRINEPMNQSYKFDHKRKHEWDLSSKTKAARYEEKEDISSSSVACENGGNGNGKKDFSRQSSFSTLDLNIGADDQNDESDDKPGEYSPISSDLTRETTTDPRSYNGFLELIENRFVFDRSPARDREMIELFMSKIKASFEDVCGKKNADSFVVEERVLEEVLVGSASFPNSLFEKWLKDIFQTSLQQTVKFGGKEEEDMEGIGVVKLCLGGGKGEGILEDDGFMASCLPKKVKVSSMD